AGTAATATGACAGATAATTATGTATTCAAAATATAAACTGGCCGGTAAATGGCTTCATTACTGGCGCAATTCCTCCAATAGCAAAGGGCATGGCGTTCATTCCCCCTTTGTATTTGAGTTTATAGAAAAGGTCCTGAACGATAAAGGAGAATATTATTGTTACCAGCCGATAGAAGGCATGCGCTCCTGGCTTAAACACACCGATAAAGTGCTCGAGATCCAGGATTTTGGCGCCGGATCACGCGTTAATTCCAACTTGCAGCGCAAAGTATCGTCTATCGCCCGCTCAGCGTTAAAGCAGCCCAAATTCGGGAAACTGCTTTTCCGGATGGTCAATTTCTATCAGCCTAAAACAATCATTGAACTTGGCACCTCGTTGGGGGTAACCACGTCGTATCTCGCCAGCGGGAACGAAAAAGCCAGGGTCA
The sequence above is a segment of the Filimonas effusa genome. Coding sequences within it:
- a CDS encoding O-methyltransferase, with amino-acid sequence MYSKYKLAGKWLHYWRNSSNSKGHGVHSPFVFEFIEKVLNDKGEYYCYQPIEGMRSWLKHTDKVLEIQDFGAGSRVNSNLQRKVSSIARSALKQPKFGKLLFRMVNFYQPKTIIELGTSLGVTTSYLASGNEKARVITMEGAPAVAAVARDNFRQLGLRNIELVEGNFDLTLPKVLESCKESGVDFAFIDGNHRYEPTIQYFKQLLAHTGENSIVILDDIHWSEEMEKAWAEVQHHEAVTMTIDLFFIGIVLFKPDFKIKQHFSVRF